A DNA window from Bdellovibrio sp. BCCA contains the following coding sequences:
- the msrB gene encoding peptide-methionine (R)-S-oxide reductase MsrB: MYNQGMADKVLKCGLPDDENELKKILTPEQYRIMVENGTERPFQNAYWNHHEAGIYVDAISGVPLFSSEDKFDSGSGWPSFTKPISPDAVVELPDHSHGMTRIEVRAKNSNSHLGHMFDDGPAPTGLRYCINSASLKFIPKKS; this comes from the coding sequence ATGTATAACCAAGGTATGGCTGACAAAGTTTTAAAATGCGGGCTTCCCGATGATGAGAATGAACTAAAAAAAATCCTGACGCCAGAGCAGTACAGAATCATGGTGGAAAACGGCACGGAAAGGCCTTTTCAAAATGCCTATTGGAATCACCATGAAGCAGGTATTTATGTGGATGCTATCTCTGGAGTGCCTCTATTTTCGAGTGAAGATAAATTTGATTCAGGGTCGGGGTGGCCCAGTTTTACAAAACCTATTTCGCCCGACGCGGTGGTGGAGCTTCCGGATCACTCGCATGGTATGACTCGGATCGAAGTGCGTGCGAAGAATTCAAACTCTCACTTGGGACATATGTTTGATGATGGACCGGCGCCGACCGGACTTCGTTATTGTATCAACTCAGCGTCGCTGAAGTTTATTCCAAAAAAGTCTTAG